Below is a window of Sus scrofa isolate TJ Tabasco breed Duroc chromosome 10, Sscrofa11.1, whole genome shotgun sequence DNA.
gaagTTCTCTTGTAATGCAGCAggttagagatccagtgttgtcatggcagcagcttgggttgctccttggcacaggcttgatccctggcccaggaacttccacacgctacaggcattgctgtgagctgtggtgtaggtcagagacgaagttcagatcccacgttgctgtggctgtggcataggctggcagttgcagctcccattcaacccctagcctgggaacctccatatgctgcaggtgcagccctaaaaaggaaaaaaaaaagtgtttgcatTAAAAATAGTGACCAGAACAAAGGCTGCAAGAGGCACTGCCTCCCCATGTTTGGCATATTCTGTGGATTCGCCACATTCTGCTAGGCTGTGCCTGGAGTCTGTTGAAGAGCTGATGTGAAGAGGGACGTTGACAAGAGGAGTGACAAGAATGGAGAAGCACCTCCGACCTTGTCTTGAAGGATGAAGTTGAGGGAGGCCCCTTGCTGTGATTAGGGGCTGACATCGGGGAGAAATAGAATTTTACATCTTGTTCCAGAAAACAACATCTGTGCAGTGCTGGACAATCCATTGGTACGCACAGGATAAGATGTTAGCCTGGGCTTTTCCTTCAGGGCTTTGGTAACCAACCTGAGTCCTCTAGGCTTCTTGTCCTCTGGCTGGAGTAGTTAGATAATAAGGGCGATGATATCCACCTTACAGGGTTTTGTGAAGATGGACAGATGTGGAAAAGTTTCCATATTCGAAAAGCCAAAAATCATGGCATGAAGATGAGGCCATGGTACTGTGACTAAGAAGCCTAGCTGATGGAAATTTTAAGTCCAAGATAAAGACAAAAGTTCCACCTGCCATGGGACCCAGCGTGGGACGATCTTTCTCAAAAAGTAGCAAGTTCACGGTCATGAGCGGTCTTCTGACAAAGACAGAGATGGTAGAGCATGAACTGCATTGGATGGAAACATGGTCCCTGCGTCCATCTCTGGCATTAGGGTTTTATGATGCTGGTCCATGACTTGAGGTTGGGCAGATGGAGGAGAATGGTCCTCAGAGCCAGCAGAGTGAAGGGTTTACTTCGGCATCCCCTCCTCCCTTCGGGGCAAACATTTTCAACTTGGaaatacatttaaacatttaagtaCATTAAAAAGCCAAGATGGGCCCATACTAGTTAGCTGGTGTCAGTTTTTCTCTACTCTTGTTACACAGTTCTCTTTCCATTAGACGTCTGATTGAATGGACCCCTTGGTTCTTCGGTAGCTCTTGGTGGTGTCtgaatatggaaagaaaaatagaattcccAATGCTTCCTAGTAACTCTTTGCAGTGTCTCCTAGGAGCAGAAGAGGTGTCGCCCTTGGGGTCTAAGCCAAATCCTGAGCTGATTTATAGCATTATTCCTTTAAGACTAAGATTTCCTCTGGCTCTAATTTTGCAtctagacttttttcttttctttttttttttttttgcccctaaACTATTGGGTAACATCAGTGACTTTTGCCTCACTCCACTCCCTGATTGGCTGGTTTCCAGTGGCAGAGATGAATGGATTCTTTTATGTAGGGAGTTTGGTAATTCAGGGGAAGAATGAGAGCTTTGCCAGAGGTGACATGTGGGTATTTTACACCTATTACAGataatgtgtatatatcaatAACGTACTGAAGGTGCCATTCAAGCATCGCTGTGGGTGGTAGCAAAGCAAGAGACAGCTCAAtctcattttgaatatattagaAGCTCTCTTCTAATTCAATCAGGACgagttaaagaaaaaagtcatttaaagcAGGGGATTATAAAAACATGAGCGAGAGAGAGGCTAACCttatattttaacttaaactatgcacacacacacacatatatcacacACAATGTACatgatgagggttttttttttttttttaatgcctgcatccatagcatatggaagtttcggggtcagggatcgaatctgagccgaAGCTGTGACCTGCATTGCAGTttcggcgatgctggatccttgaacccacggCACTGGGCTGGTGACcaaacttgcacctctgcagcgaccccagctgctgcagtcagattctttaacccaccgtgccacagcaggagctccccaactgttaaaaaaaaaattttttttttaagcaattgtCTATGAAGACTTCCTAAGGCATTCGGCTTGGTGCTTGGTCCTGTATGCCATCAGTTTCTAGACTGTTGAACTTGAATTACAGTATCAAGTCCAGTGATCATAAAcagatttaaaaacatatacagtTGCTCCTTGCTAAGCATGCAAGTCAACTGGTAAGACCTGAAGTCCCTCGGAACCCATGAGAGAGTCATTTCCAGCCCTGAGCCCCAGGGTGCTGTGGGCATCAGCTAATGCAGACTATGGAACAAATGAAGACAACTGCTTAATCTGGCCAGTAAAATGGAGGCCAATTAAGAGAGCTTTTACCATTCAACTAATTTATCTTTGTCATATTAGGATGTAGAAAGGAATTTAGAAGCGACAGTGactctaggaagaaaaaaaaaaaaaaaaaccagctgcCCATCCGTGACTGTTAACATTCGATTCACTTGTCatggggaggctggggagagagaagagcagaggcTAAAACAGAATGGAAGTTGGCCGGTGCGGTCACTTTTGTGTCTGCTCTTGAATGTAAGAAAGTTCTAATGGATCAGAGCAGCAGGTTGCTTTTCTTCCCTTACCGCATGGGTGATAATGGAGATGCCCAGTGTTCCCTGTTTAGGGAGGCTGTGCCTATTCTTAGAACATGCCTTTCAAGTTAAGATTCGAGACTTTGAGCTGTGATTAGAAGCTCTCCTAGGCAGTTCTGAGACGAAACCGTGAAGCTGTAGGAGGATGGCTTTTATTTAGCATCTTCCATCCTTGTTGGCAACCCAAGTGATTAAAGGTTTGGGAAATTGCCCCTCTAAACATGGGCTAAAGGACCTGGGCTTATTTAGCCTAGAGAAGGGAGACTGAGCATGCTGAGGGGACTTAATAATAGTCTCCGAGAATACGAGGGATATTCTCCGAGTGATGGAAAGCAGCTGTCTCCTGTTTCCACTGAGGACTGGATCAGAGAGGACGGAGTCAGATTGCAACAAGTGGGTTTAAGAGCTCTTGGGCCCGAAAGTCCAAGACAACACCCCTGCCAGACCAAAGTCCCTTCTCGGTCTTCAGAATCCTCTCGCTCCCTGGCTGTCTTTTCTTGGCTGGTTTCTGTTGGCCCGTTCCTGAACCAGTGCAAAGACACGAAGGACCTTTCTCCCAAGAATGGGATGAAGTTGCCAGGGTCAGAATCTaccggtgtttctgtggctgaggaAGCTCTTATCTActcataggacttttttttttttttctttttagggccgcacccccatcatatggaggttctcaggccagaagggtctagtcggagctacagctgctggcctacgccaccgccacagcaatgctagatctgagccacgtttgtgacccacaccacagctcacagcaactctggatccgtagttcactgagccaggccagggattgaacccacatcctcatggatacgagtcggatgcattaccactgagccacagtgggaactgcacacgagtaagattttaaaagaaagaaatttcagaatCTCTTTGCCCCCCCATCTGCTTTGAAATCTAGATTTACTAGATTTGCCCCCCATCTGCTTTGCAGTCTAGATTTACTTCTTCTCTATGAGATGAAGAATTTCCACAGACTTGTCAGTAGGTATTTTTTCCTGCCATTTGGTCAGTGTGCTGatgacttttcaaaaaaattctgtttttagcaAGACTGTGTgtgagtgtacacacacacatatgtctacgcacacatgtatatgtacactTTCATATATATGGACACCTAGGTATATACGGTATCTTAAGATATGAGTTAAATGCACGAGTATCTCAGAGATATTGTAGACATTCGATATCTGATTTATATTCATCCTGTGTAATGAATTCAACAATAAACGCAATGCTTTGTTCTAGACAGTGTCTCTTTGAGTTAGGGATATAAAGATGAATGAGATATCCTGTGCCAATTAGGAGTAAAGCAAATAAGGCATCCTTATAGGAAGTCAGCTAGGGGAAGACATTTCCCCTGGAAATGGGATGGGAAGTGGATTTGGGGGATGTTACTAGTTCTTCGCCAATGAGGCAGATGGAAATGCCTGAAAAAGTCCTCTCAACTATTGTTTTACCGTGGAGAGCCAACATTAGGTTAATTCTCCTGTTTATTCTGAATTGGATAAGTGGTATCTTACTTGCCCAACTGGGCGTGTTTTTAAAGCAAGGTTTGGTTTCCAGAGGATTGGCCACTGTTCAGTCGTGTCTTGGAAATTAGAGGTTTATGTCGGCATTAACCATCTATATATTCCACGTGTTGTATTTTCATCTTGAACCAGCATTTATGATACTCTTACTAGAAACACGTGCCTCTGTCCTCGAGTGTGTTCTGCCatctggaagggagggagggtaaATCACGATCCAGCTCTGACCCTTAGACTCTTTAGGCTTCAAAAACCCAGCTTGGAAGTGGGAACAGTGACTTGGGAATTGCATTGATTCGCTCACTTGCTGAgaggccttgggcaagttacttaacctctctgaggttCAGTTTCCTTCATCTGCCTGGTGGGAATGTTTTCAAGgttaaattaaatgagataatgtgtgccAAGCTCAGAGCCCATGTGCTCAGCCCTCGTGTcatgtttattttctccctttgatTCACAAAGGGCATCTCTTGCCTAGGGTAGCATCATGCTTCTCTCTAGACTGTCCTCACTTAGTGGGGTTTGCTGGGtctcaggggcaggggcagctgtgTAGCATTTGTCTAAAATTCATGAGGGCACCCAAAGTCcaactgtgtgattttttttctttttgctggtcTATATTTAATCCAGAAAAAAGAAGTCTACTGTAATGGCAAATACTCTATCTAGGAAGTGTTTGTTGTCGAACTACTTGAAACAAAAAATGTACGCACATGGACAGAAggtgtattttggagttcccattgtggcctggtggaaagaaacctgactaggatccatgaggatttgggtttgatccctggccctgctcagtgggttaaggatctggggttgccacaagcgGTAATGTAGGTTGTacattcagcttggatcccgcattactgtggctgtgatgtaggctgtccCCCCCAAAAAGTGGGGGGTGGCATTTTAAAATGAGCAGGAAGAATATGCAGGCTTATTTTCCATGGTTTGAAGGAGAATAAGTCAGTCTTCTAGAGACGCCAATAGTCATTGAATAGACAGTGATTAAATTGAGTGCTTTGCTTTGAAATGTTCTCAAAGTGAAGATAGGATCCCTGTCCTGGGGACACTTATGAACTTGTTGGAAAGACCCAACACCTCTATATTCAGTGACCACAGCACAGTTAGACTCAAGGTCAGCAAGGGAGGATGAAGGGCCAGGGCTGGAGCCCGGAAGACTGAGAAAAGGCAGGATCTGGGGTTTGGGTCGGGACTTAATATAGTTCTTGGAGAGTTAGGATCGTGGTTTGACTGCTGCATAAAACATCATCATTTAAAGACagaattaaaggggaaaaaaccccTAAAATGCTCGCTGCCTATAGAAACCCAAGAACATAACAGCAGTGGCTCTTAACTTATTTGAAATAAATGCATCCTTCCAAACTCGCCACATTCAGGCTGATTTCCTTCCAGGCTCTCTTTCCACGTGGTTCCAGACTGCTCCTGCCCACATTTGTTCTTAGTCTGCGGGATACCCAAGAGCGCTGTAAATCCTAACAAGTCACAGGGAGAGCAAAAATCCCAGCAAGAGACTGAGACCTGCCGCAGATTTTAATGTCAGTCAATGTAGGGAACTAGGGTTAGTTCTCTGCTTCCCCCatccctttctagggccacacttgtggcatgtggaagttcccaggctagggatccttaacccactgagcgaggccagggatcgaaccccagtcctcatggatactagtcgtgttcataaCCTTCTAAGCCACCTCGGAATTCTTCCCAGGCTCATGAGACGAAGATTATCATTCAGATCCTTCCAGGGGTGAGCACGAGCCCTTTAAACTGGACCCATCCACCTGTCTCTTCTCTCATCCCGGCTCCCCACATGAAACAGGCGGAACGACAAAACCATTAGCTTCATAGGTAGGATTTGTGGCTGAAATCTTGCAAAGCTCGTGTCAGCAACGGAAAATAATtcctgtccccccccccttttttttagacACTCGGCTTTCTGGTTCCTGCCACCTTTATCCTAACACACAATTGATTTAGTGGCTCAGTTTTTCACGGCAAATGGCCTGCTGTTATGTTTTGTGTGCAGGCAGCCATGCCGTTGAGATGGCAATACCCGGAGAGACTGGGCTGGGACTAAATTTCGGAAATGAATTGCAGTACTGGTAGTGGTTTTGGTTGAGTCCTCTGTCCACGTGCCACCTGAGCTCTCTCACCCTCTCCTCCTCTAGATTCTCAAATCCAAAGATTTAACGTCTCCAACCCAGCGCTACATCGACAGCAAAGTCGTGAAAACGAGAGCAGAAGGCGAATGGCTCTCCTTCGACGTAACGGACGCGGTTCACGAATGGCTCCACCATAAAGGTGACCACGCCCTGTTTCCCACTTAAATGTCCCCGGATCCTCCCTTATTGCACCTTGACTGCAGACGTAGGGGGATGAGAGGCGCAGACAAATGACCTCCGTGACTTGATGTTTTCCAGACAGGAACCTGGGATTTAAGATAAGCTTACACTGTCCCTGCTGCACCTTTGTACCGTCCAACAATTACATCATCCCCAATAAAAGTGAGGAACTAGAAGCGCGATTTGCAGGTAACTGAAACGTGGTCCTGCGCGgtgcagggagggaagggggctaCTGGGAGGTGAGGGCGGCTTGCTGGGggaggcgggcgggggggggggcgtttCATTTGTTTGGGCAAAGATACGGTTGGGGAAAGATATTGGAAGGCAGAAAGGACTGGAAGAAAGGGGTTGGTTCCCGGTTTGTAGTGTTGGGTGTCCAGTGATGACTCCCAAGTCCTAATGACAGACTCCCAACCTTCAGACCCTTAAAGAGCCTGTGAAgccctttcttcttcatttaagCAAGGCAcgatcccacccctcccccacgctcATGTTCGAGAAGAAGGAGATCACGTGCCTTCAAGGGCATTCATTGATCACCCTCCAAACCCAACGTCAGGACCCCACAACTGTATGTCACAGGAGGGcaacccctcccccacagcctgcCTGTGTGGGTAGACGCCACCTGTTGGAGTGGGCACTCTAGGTTTCCAAGGGACTCCCTTCTCAGACTCCCTAACTGTTTAGAAGCACATGACTGGGTTTACCCCACCTTTTTGCTCACCTCTTAGTGAATGAGGCAAAAGTCAAGGAGAACGAGGAGATGCCAGGAGTCACCTCCTGTGTCAGATGACAAGTCATTGGATgatggaggtggggggcggggagggggtgtcaCCATTTGCTGGTGCAGCGCTGGCTCTGAACCCCCAGCTTAGCGAGCTGATTGCGCTTCCCGGGCTCAACCCACTTGGAACCTCCGTCCCCTGCAGAAGGCCCCAGGGGCTCTTGCTCTTGGAAAAATACTCCCGTGGCCTAGAGGTCTCTTCCCTCTCTGACCTCGGCCTGATTGTCCAGAGTGTGGAGACTAAATGCTTAAACTGGCAGGCTCCTGAGCCTACTTTGGGGAGCTCGAGTTTCTCCACCTCAGATGGAATCAGGGAAGTGTTGAGGATgccataaaagcaatgaaaaagccCTTTCTTCCCCAAATAGCATTAGGTCGGGGTGCGTTCTGTGTCACTTGAACCTCAGTCCCTGCTGTTGAGTGGAAGTCTCAGTTCACGTTCATTAGGAAAGCCTTTTGAGTTGAGCAGTCCTAGAATCAGGGCGAACCGGCAGGGGGTCAAGGCCCGTCCTATGGCCGGGTGTTGAGTCGTCGAGGGGCTGAGCACAGCCTAAACCAAGGATGGACTCAAATAACCTGCCTTCGGTTGCCCTTGGACTAGAGGTCAGAGACTTCTTCTGTAGTGACTTACATACCCGACCAGCCCTGCCTTCCACACCGAACTGCCTTCTGACAAGGGCCCCATTTAGAAGCTCGCTGTCACCTGCACTTGGTCCCAGCCCTTCCCGTGGGGCACGACCCTaaccagctgctgctgctgtggtggtcGTCGCTGCTATTGGTGacgataaaagaaaaaaaaaaaaaaaaaaaaaaaaaaaactatggctGATTCTATTTGATGAAGGTAAAGCTAAATATTTATTACCCAAATGCATTTTTTCAAGGTATTGATGGCACCTCCACATATACCAGTGGTGATCAGAAAACTATAAAGTccactaggaaaaaaaacagtGGGAAGACCCCACATCTCCTGCTAATGTTGTTGCCCTCCTACAGACTTGAGTCACAACAGTCCAACCGGCGGAAGAAGCGTGCTTTGGATGCAGCCTATTGCTTTAGgtaaaagaaatccaaatccaAGGAAGTAATTGTGTCTGTTACGTCTTGTActgccttccctctttctttgaccaaaaaaaaaaaaaaaaaaaaaattgacttgaactgtggaagttcccgtcgtggctcagtggttaacgaatccaactaggaaccatgaggttgcgggttcgatccctggcctcgctcagcgggttaaggatctggcgttgctgtggctgtgacgtaggctggcagctacagctccgattgggcccctagcctgggaacctccatgtgccgtgggtacggccctcaaaagacaaaagacaaaaaaaaaaaaaaaaaaaaaggcaaaattgacTTGAACTGTTCTCATCGCTTAAAGGCAGGAATCAAAATGTAGAGCCATTGTCATTTCATAACATCGCGCTTCCCGGAGGCTTAAAACAGTTGTATCTGTGGTGTGGTTGTGGCTTCATTAGCCGTGAACCAGCCATGAAGGGAGACAACAGGCCCCCtggatttttccccccaaatcctcctgaatgaagcatttcaaagctgaaggagaaaaggaggtgtctgcccacccccacacctgacccctgaccccaagCAAAAATGAGTTTCCCCGAGGTGCAAGATGGTGGCTCCCTTGTTTGGAGCCTCAGCATCTGCAGGAGCCTGAGCCCCCCTCAGAGGACCCATGGTGGCCTTCACGGTCACAGCGGGGACAGAGATAGCAGACCCCTACTTGCCTCGGCTTCTGCTGCAGCGTGTGAGGGCGCCAGGACAGCGGGGTTTATTTCCCGGCCCCACGCGAGCTTGGGAGGGCGAGGGTGAAGGTTCTTATGGAGCCTTGCAAGGGGGGGGCTCTTTCTTTATGTCTCGAGCTGTGGGGCAGTGCGGGGTCCCCCCTGACAAAGTGCTCACAAGGcactgggtgtttttttttggttgccagAGCTGCTGGTTGCTCTAAGCAAAACTCTGTGTTTCTTGATCTCGGCTTCATTCCTAGATCAAGGAAcaggaaatgaaataaaggatTTAGTCTCAGAAGAAAATGCCTTAGATAGTTCTCTGAATAGCTGTTGTGCTTCATCCGTTTTGTGTTTGAAAAGGCGGTAGGGGCTGGGTGGCCAAACCAGGCAGTGCTGGTTGGGAGGGGCTTGGTCTCCCCACCTCTAGGCTTACCTCTCCTCATTCAAGAGAAGGGTTTGGTTTTCAAGGTCACAGACAAGGGGGTCAAGGAGCAGAACTCCTCAGGGAACGCAGTCCTGCGAATCCCCATACACCCCATCAGGAATGCCACTTGAGAGGGCAGTACACCCGTCACCACCTGGCCCCTGGCATTGGCtcatagatatttgttgaataaatgaatgagtcatTTTTCTGGTTTGGGATGAGGGGCAGAGGGCGGACATGAGCTTTAAAATCTCCACTGCTCtttcttttatcagaaatgtgcaGGATAATTGCTGCCTGCGTCCACTTTACATTGATTTCAAGAGGGATCTTGGGTGGAAATGGATACATGAGCCTAAAGGGTACAATGCCAACTTCTGTGCCGGGGCGTGCCCGTACCTGTGGAGCTCTGACACCCAGCATAGCAGGGTAAGTATGGGGCTCACTCACCTCTTCTGTGCTGGGCCTGCTAATATGTACCTGCTGACAGTATTTCCCAATGAATCCTAAAGAGCCTGGCGCCCTTTTGCCATCACACATGGACGCGTGCTAAAGAAAACCTTTGGAATGATGAGGGGGAAAATGTAGGCCATAGGTAAACTCAGAAAGcaacactggggagttcccactgtggcttagctggttaagaatctggctggtatccatgaggataaaggttcaatccctggccttgctcagtgagttaaggatccggtgttgctgtgagctgtggtgtaggtggtagatgcagcttggatccagcattgctgtgactgtggtgtaggccagtagctgccactctgattggacccctagtccaggaacttcagtatgctgcaggagtggaccttaaaaaaaagagcaatgctGATGAATCAGACAGCAGGTCTGGCCTTCTCAGTTAGATTATAAGCAACTTGAGGATGGTTTGGGAGTCTCTTTTGTTTTGTCGTCTCAGCAGCTGTAAGCCAAAGTAGGTAGGATGGAGATAGCACTTTGTGTCATGTCCCAAGATGTGCAGTTACCCAGATCTCCATCTAAAACAAGAAcctgagagttcccactggggctcagcaggttaagaacccgacacagcattcctgaggatgcaggttcaagacCTGGCCTCGTtccataggtcgcagatgcggcttggatcctgtgttgccgtggctgtggtgtaggctggcagctgtggctctaagacagcccctagcctgggaacttccatatgctggtggtgtggctgtaaaaacaaaaaaataaaaaataaaacagggatcTGTTATCCCTGCCATCAGGGACTCATGCTAGAAGCCACGTTGAAGACTTCAGCGGACCCTTTGGCCGTGTGGTACACCAGTGTGTGacagttttaaaatcatttaatttctctgaacctcagtttctcatcAGTCAGAAGGAATGTCTGTATGAAACCTTATCCTTAAAATAATGTCACACTCGAGAGTGGCGGCGAAGGACATAAAGCTGAAGCCATGTGACAGGGATTTGAAAATCCGTATCTCTGAGTCTTTTTGAATGTAACCTAAAGGAAAGGAGAGTCGGAGTATTTTCAGTTCCTTCAGTGAGGAGGCGAGAAGGCTGGTTCAGAAGGCACGTGCTGGCGTGGATGCTATGTGTTCCCAGCCCAGCTTCGCAACGATTTTTTTCTGCATAATAACGACGTTTGTCCAATATCGGCCTCTTCCTGGTGCCTCGTCATGTAGGGTTCTAGAGATGGGAAGGACTGTCTGAGCTCGCTTTGTCCAAACCTTCCATTTTTGGGTAAAGAAATGGGAATCTAGACCATGTAGACGACTTGCCGCAGATCAAACAGTGGGTGACGGACCGAAGGCTGGAAGGCGGTCTCCCCATTTTATAACCAGGCTTTCATTCATTCCGTCTTAAGAGGTGAATTCCTGACATGTGGCTCCACATGGGGGTTAGGCCTCTGTAAATCTCCTTATTAAAGGAGCATTAGAAACCTTGCCTTCACTGCAGGGTAGGAAAATGAATCTGCTGCCAAAAAGATCGCATAATGCATTCCGCTGGTTTCCAGAGCTTGGGGGATATCAATTCTTTTCGACAATCTGTATGATACAGTTCCCCCTTCATTCACCTGAAGAGTCCTGGGTTCCTGGACCGTGACGTCTGTTTACGTGTAGATGCTAAGCATATGCGAAACTTTTCATGGACAGGTATGGCTCCCCTTCCTTCGGCTGCTTCCCTGGAGATTTTGGCCCTCCGGGCTGAACGTGTGCCTGGCCACGTGAAGGACACTTGCTCATGCCTGTGCCTTTGTCTGAGCCCTCTGGCCCCAGCTGCCTCATCTGGGCTGTGGCAACAGTAGCTGTAATGTGGGCGAGCCTCCGTGGCCAAGGAGAAACATAATTCTCCTCCCCGATACACAGAGGGAGTGTGTGGAGGCTGAGACCATGCTTGTTTttcaaggagagaggaaggatagCTATCATGGTCACAAATATGTGGTTTGGACAGTTACCCAAAAAGCCAGAGGCAGCTTAATAAAGTAGTCAGTGTTGCTGGGCTGAAGAACTCTTCTGTCTCGGGCTGAAAAAATGGCCATGCACCTCGAGGAAAAGGTCACTGACGCATGGACGGCATCCTCGGAAAAGTCTCTTTATCATCACTGGGGAAGCGCCACCCTTCCATTGGTGGAACTCACATAGGCCTTTGACATAGGATGGGGTTAAAAGCCCAGAATTAGCTGTAGAAacttcttttcattctgttttcagaCTGGCTATCTGCTCTAACTTAGCCACTACCATTTGCCACATGGAAAAAGCTAAACGGAGGGTTGAttatactattactattattgttgttgctgt
It encodes the following:
- the TGFB2 gene encoding transforming growth factor beta-2 isoform X5 gives rise to the protein MGGFNQAVALRMEHRGPRREQEVPGVCLCHALERLLAAAFPAETAPRISSSPVPCTGSFAGRWVCGEAADAIPPTFYRPYFRIVRFDVSAMEKNASNLVKAEFRVFRLQNPKARVAEQRIELYQILKSKDLTSPTQRYIDSKVVKTRAEGEWLSFDVTDAVHEWLHHKDRNLGFKISLHCPCCTFVPSNNYIIPNKSEELEARFAGIDGTSTYTSGDQKTIKSTRKKNSGKTPHLLLMLLPSYRLESQQSNRRKKRALDAAYCFRNVQDNCCLRPLYIDFKRDLGWKWIHEPKGYNANFCAGACPYLWSSDTQHSRTWEFGDDPGISSKGILHLRNVARGGCASSRSSVMNSAEILIAVGLLETVRLSFQGQKPICSVPASPAD